CAAGgggaataaaatgtaagaagcCTGAAAGGGGAGGGAGGCCATGTGATGAAGGCAGGAATAGAAGAGCCTATATTTCCATTCTGGAGGTAAAATAGGGAGTAGCTGAAAATTATtgtgtggggagagaggaggtgacatggtcagaggTAGCTGAGCAGAGAATGGACCCTGCATAGAGGAGGAATTTGAGGCAGAAAAACTTAACAGCCTGCTATTGCAATTTTTCAAGTTTGAAGTGATGAGATGCCATCCCAGTGGGGTATTTCGGAGAGATATTGTGACAGTAGAGAAGATGTAGCAACCCAGATTGAATATGTGGAATAAGAGAGGAGTCCAAGGTAATACCTAGGTTTTAAGTCTAGATGTCCAAAAGAATGGTGCTACCCTTACCACTAATAGGAAAGttaagaggaaggagggaattgggaggaaggggaagataatcagttctgttttagacaacttgaatttgagatgtccaagAGTCAGTTGGTGTTCTGAGACTGGAGAGCTGGAGAGTATAGATATCAGAATCATCTGTATATAGTTGATAATTGAATCCATTAGGAACTGATGAGGTcattaattgaaataatatagagaagggggcccaggacagagccttgaaaGACTCCTTGTATGATATATGAATGAAGAACCAGCAAAAACAGACTGAGAATGATTGGCCAGATAGGAAGGAAGATAGGAGAGGGAAGTGTCACATACCTAGAGGAGAGAGTATACAGAAGAGAGTGACCAGCAAAACCAAAGCTGGAGAGAGgttaagaaggatgaggactgagaagtGGCCATTAGATTTGTCAATTAAAAGGTCATTGGTggttttggagagagcagtttcagggGAATGATTGAGGTTTAGAATTTTACCTTAGAATTGAGTGAGAGCAGAGGAGGTAGAGACACAGTTTGGAGACtattttctcaaggagtttagccaagAAAGCAAGGAGAAATATAGCTACTGGGGATGAACAGATCAAGTGAGGGTTCTTTGGAAGAACCCCTTTGGAAGAGGCATGAGTGTGTTTGTAGGTAGCTgggaaggagccagtagataGAAGAGAGTAAAGATTAGAGATCAGGAACGCTAGAAGGTACTATCTATTGGAGAAATGGGAAGGTTGGAGATCAAAGATAATTGGAGCAGAGTTTTCATTGGAAGAAGGGCTATCTCTTCATGAGAGACAGAGGTAAAGGGGAAGAAGGTGGATGGGTGGGATATTTGTGTAATGTAAGATAAGAGGAAGCTCTAGCAAAATAGCCTTTGGTCTCTGAATCAAGTTTGGAAAGAATTATCTTCTGAGTTACCAGTCATTAAAGtttcaatattgttttaaaaacacacacacacacacacacacacacacacacacacacacacacacacaccaccttactttctgccttaatatcagttctaagatagaagactaAAAAGGGCTACTCAATtgtggttgtgacttgcctagggttacacagacaggaagggtctgaggtcaaatttgaacctaggtcctcttgattctagacgtggtgctctatccactgtgctacttagttgcCCCTTCAATTATGTTTTTAGTCCTTTATTAATGAGTCATAATCTCATTGGACTGCCACAATATTCCTTTAAGGTAGGGCAATGTTTATTATTACTCTTCGATAAATGATAATTTAGATTAACAGAACTTTAAATCTCTTGTCCAATGATCAAAGTTCAATAAATGGTGGAGCCAGGTCTAAAGCCCTTAAGATCTGATAAAGTCTGAAACACTTCATAAGGCAATAATGATTgatgaaatgaaaataacaaaaataatagtaataataatttatatatggcATCTTGAGGATTGCAAAATGGTTTATAAATGTTATCATATTTTGTCctcataaccctgggaggtaggtgcaattaAAATAATTGGACTTTATATTTCCTGGTTACTTCATTTCATAAGACTTCAAATTGTTCTATAAACATTGGGTCCCCCAGTGCTGACACTAGTCTTAAGAACTGATACTAGTATTCAGAGAATACATTTATTGCTAGGGATACCTTTTGCAACTGAAGAATAGTTAGTCTGCTTAAGCAAAATACCAAGCGTAAGATGCTTTTGTTTTTGTGGACATAGATTGAAACAATGAAGATAAGTCCTAGAGTTTTACATCCACTTAGTTTATACAACTTATTTAAACAGGTTGtgcagaacaacaacaaaaaattgccTATCAATTAAACTTGTTTACAATAGATATATTATTTAGAATTGGAGGAGGGAAAAATTTGGTAGTAATATAAAGATTTATAGGCTGCCTCTAAATGAAGTGCTAATATTTAGAGAGGTACTTGGCACATCATTGGCACTCAATAAAGGTTTAATTGGAAAAGAACAGGCaaacaattactttttttttttacaaagaagttCACAAATAAGAAGGCAAAATATGCCATATATCCAGGGTGCAATTTATATCTTATAATCTTTTGTAAGGCTGTGGTATGGCTTGAACATGATTATAATCATGAACTCAATTTGGGGTTGGCTTAATTAAGATAGTATTAGAATTTGAGCTAATATTCTTTTGTTCTACTAAgccattacattcaatttgaatgaattaaataaatgaaattccatttaaacatttatttagggtCTATTAAGTGTTCTAAAGCACTGTATTAGATAgaccctgaggatacaaagaatttttataaccaaattgttcctgccctcaaaaagcttacattctatgtgTCCAACTATTTTCATTCTAAATTTTTGGGATGTCTTTCATCATCTAGTTCAgagggtctgcaacctttttggccatgagagccataaatgccacatttttaaaaatgtaatttcgtgagagccgtacagtgtaaGCAGTGTGCgcttctgtaacagcgcctgaaaaaaattgactttatggctcctgcagaaagagccatacgttgccaacccctggtctagtttaataaacaaataattatagAACAGTAACAGCTGAACAGTTAACGGATGTCTCATTTGAACCTCTTagcaatcctgtgaagtaggtactactGGTGTAATTATTATTTATGAAGAAATTGCTCAGAGTatttttttccaaggttataAAGAACAATGGTCACTTAAGGAATTTACTATCTAGTTGAGGAGGAAAGTTATAAATAGGtgttaatggaaaaatattcccaTTGAGTTCATCTGAGGGGTAGCTGATGCCTATTAACACTATCACAATGCAGAGATTCTAAAACTTAAAACCTAGGTTTTATGATGATTAAGCACAGGTTCAGAGCTCAGAAAAATAACCTGGAATTTCAATTAGAATTCTAATGAAATTTAAATAGTCTAAAATTACATCATAgatggagaaataatttttaacatatagCAATCTCATGCATCCTCTTAGGCCATAAAAGTTGAAAAGAATTAAACAGAATCATGATTTCAGTTAAAAGAATCATAATCTAATATATCCTCAAAGGAAACAGACCTAGTTACATATTAAAGTTAAATTTCCAAGGTTCTGAGGGTACACTGGGCTAATTGAGAAGGGGagaatttttaattgttattcagtcatgtccagctcttcatgatcccattttggattttcttagcaaaaatattggagtggtttgccatttccttctctagctcattttacagatgaggaaactgaggcaaacagggttatgtaacttatccaggatcacacagctacttagtatctgaagacagatttaaactcagaaaacttgggtcttcctgactctaggccaggaaATTTAtatactgtgccatctagctgccccttctatctgtgagagagaaagagagcctagatcatttattttgcatgttTATACATTTAATTAATAACCTAGAATACTTcatagaaaaaaagtaaatttgtttgtcaacaagcatttactaaatgcttactatCTTCAAAGCACTGGGAATAAAAGGTAAAAGatgaaaaacagtccctgctctccaagttatttcttctgctgtttcaTAATCCTAGGACATTCTACTCTGGACAactaattgcttttttaaaaattattttaattgataaaTTTTAATTTGACACAACCAAGACCTCCTCGAAAACACTCAAAGTAACCACTTAAGAAATTCCACCCTCtcgaaaaaaaaaattagctaatAGAATTATTgtgattgatatatatatacatatatatatatataaaatacatgtcaCTTTCTATTTTTGTAGTTCAGAAAGGAAAGGACTGCTTTAACTTTACTAGGTTGGTATCAGTCAATATCATTTGAATTTGACCTAAGTCTTAGTGCCTTTTtaggttgtttttatttatgttgtaGTCTTTTcataggaaaataataacaatagtggGCACTTTTTATGTCCCttttagatttgcaaagtactttgcctATATTATGTCAGTTGAGTCTCACAAACACCCTGTGAGATAGATATTATCATCACCTTAGTtttacagagaagttaaatgacttggggCAATTAGGTGATGATGTAAGGTAGAGTATAGATCCTGGAGATCTGAGTATAGATCCCACATTACAcatgggaagatctgagttcaaaagtgACTTCAGAccctttctggctgtgtgaccctaggtaagtcacttaacccctattttctCAGTTCCAgggtctgtaaaatgaggagatactggagaaggaaatggcaaatcacttcattatctttgccaagaaatttccATGGAgtctgtaagagggagattttaggtaatATTATCCTCTTAtactatcagtctttatcatttttaattgtaacaagtTCAATTAGAGTCTGACATGATTGAAGAACAAATGACTGACCCATGATCAAACAGCTTGAGTGGTAGAGGGAGGATTTTTAAACCCAGCCCAGTATCCATTGTCATGTTCCCTCTCTTATTGTTTTTTGAAActatcatattcatcatttcttatggagcaataatattccattacattcacatgtTGAATTTATTCAACTATCTCCCAATCATTGATTACttaccccccccaccccccatatacATTCATCTAGTATCGGGCTTCTCATTTTGTTGCTTGGACCTACTGGTTTCAGGAATATCATACTGTACCCATCTTTTTACTACTTAGAAAAGTGCTCCTTTATTGAAGGATGAATTCTTCTTGAAAGACTTGAAGAAAGGGCAGATATCTGATTGAAAGAAGCAATCTATGGTACCTTTACAATGCAACAAAGTAAGAAACAATTTAGATATGAgcatttatagtttaaaaagagaagtggaaactgaagaaaatgaataaaggGAGTTTAGGGTGATCCTGGAAGCCTTGACCTAGTcctgttttataaattctgtctgAGGGGAAGGAATCCTTCAGTAGCAGAGCagtaagaagggaaaagagagtaagaatttggaaagatgttggggtggggggagacagtGGAAAGAGTGATTTACAAAAGTGGGTTTGGGGGTGAGATGACAGAGGATAGAAAAGCTGTCAGTTTTTCCTCCTAAAGCTATTTCCCACAAATCTTTgctttttgcatatatatttttaatattggctttatagaattaatataattgttttccaagtctatatttttatattttggctTTTCTTAAATAAGGGATCTCTGTATCTTGAAATGACCAGTATTTGTGTTCTTAGCTCAAAACACACTCACGAACTTAACACTCTCTTTCCTACATATATGGAATTAATTTcactatctccattttttttaaaggtaaaattaAGTCTCcgtgaagttaagtgatttgcctacagtCATTCCCAGGACACAGTTCTCTAGTATATACACAGCAATGATGTCATGTAGGTGTAGAATCCGGAAGAGATTTACTGTTCAGAAAATTCTAGGACTGGCAAatgattccaaagtattttgGTCTTCTGACACATCAAACTGTAATGACCCATCATATGAAAGCAAGACTTCTCAGCACTAACATTGACTCTTAAACTCTGCGaagttttgctttgcttttttaaaagcttCAGACCTGTACTGCTGGCCAAAGGCTCGTAACAGCCTTTATGGAAGACACAACTATAAACTGACAAGAATTTTACTGTAGAAAACCACAGAATTGTTTTCCCGTCCCGATTTCCTCAGGGCAACGCAGAAATTTGTATTTCCCCAAGTTAGGGACTTGGGTGTCTGTAACCAGACATGTACTAGAGCCCGGCAGGTAAGGGGCCGAAGAATAAGACCAAGCAGTCGTGTTCCCACGCCCCAGACTAGCTTACAAACCCTCCTTTAGCAAAGGCTCTTAAAATGGAATTACTGCCCGGGGAAGCCgggagggatgggggagggggaaagggtggAGTAAGAGGGAAAGGGTGTGTGTCCGGGTACAGTGTCGGGGGAGGGGTGCAGTCAGGATGAGAATCCTAGTTCTTCCTCTAGGGTTGAAAGGACCCCGGAGGCCTCGTTACACACGAGGAAACTGGGGGCCAGGGAGGTTTCAGGGACTGCCAAAGACACAAGATTCGAACTCGGGTTTCTCCCGCCTCCAACGCTCTTTTCACTGGCGTCCCCCCCAGGTTATGTCTTTGAAGGACCGCTTACACAttactggaaattttttttttggggggggcttCTTGGGAGCGGCGGCAGGGGGCCCATCGTTAGGAGCGCCAGCTTTGGCTCTGGGAATCTAGCCATGTCTACTTCACACCTGAACCCATTCCCAAATACAAAAGCAGCCAAACAAAGGGCTGGGCTGGCGCCGACTTTCTCCCGTCTCCTCCGAGAAAGCCTGAGCTCCCACAGAGGTGACACCTTGGGGACTttgccttctctttcccctcccccacgctCTCGAGAACCGCTTCCTCTTCCACGCTGTTTCCCCCTTTAAGAGAGGGCTCCGCGGGACTAACGTTCGAATCTGCCCTGTCTTCGGTCCTCAGCCTCTGATTGGCTGGCAGAGGCGCACGAGGGAGCGCGAGCTCTCCCCGAACCGGTCGGAACGGTCGCTAGTCCCGCCTGATTGGCTGGCGCGAGAGGGCTATATAAAGCCGCCGGGTCGTCCGTCTCCCCTCAGTTAGCGGCGGGACTGGTTGCTAAGCTGCTGTGTCGTGTGTCGCGGCCGTGAGAAAGGGGGTCAGAGCTCGCGTCGTCGTCGTCCCGGTTGTTTGTTCAGTCGGTTTGGGCTGAGGGAGGAGCTGACGCGTCTCCGCCTCCGGCCCCACACCCTCACCGTTGACGGGACGAGAGGGTAGCCCGGGACGCGCCTCTCCCCTCGGCCTCCGTGGTCAGACGCCCGAGAGCTGCGGAGGCGCCTGAGCGAGGGAGGATGGAGTTCAAGCTGGAGGCTCACCGGATCGTCAGCATCTCCCTGGGCAAGATCTACAACTCGAGGGTTCAGCGCGGCGGCATCAAACTCCACAAGAACCTGCTGGTGTCCTTGGTGCTACGCAGCGCCCGCCAGGTCTACTTGAGCGACCCCTGTCAAGGCGGCCTCTGCCTGGGTGGCCCGGGGGCTGGGGGACCCTCGCAGCCGCagcccccgccgccgccgccgcagcagcagcagcagcagcttcccGGAGAACCGGCCCCGGGCTGGGGAGATCCACTCCCGAGAGACAGCAGCATGGAGCAGGATCCCGAGCCCGCCTTGGCCACTCCGGAGCCTCCCGCCCTGCCCCCAGGGCTTGGGAAGCGCCCGCTGGAGGGGTCGCCGCCGGTGAGAGCCGAGGCGGTGCCCGAAGCCCCAAGGCGCCGCGTGGAGGCGGCGGAGACGGAGAGAAGTGGCTGCAGCGGCGGCGGGGGGGAAGGCGCCCCGGAGGGGCCGCCTCGGGCGCGGcactgctgctgccgccgctTTTGCTGCTCTCCCCCCGGAACCCCGCGGGCCGACTGCGGCTGTCGCCCGCGCTCGNNNNNNNNNNNNNNNNNNNNNNNNNNNNNNNNNNNNNNNNNNNNNNNNNNNNNNNNNNNNNNNNNNNNNNNNNNNNNNNNNNNNNNNNNNNNNNNNNNNNNNNNNNNNNNNNNNNNNNNNNNNNNNNNNNNNNNNNNNNNNNNNNNNNNNNNNNNNNNNNNNNNNNNNNNNNNNNNNNNNNNNNNNNNNNNNNNNNNNNNNNNNNNNNNNNNNNNNNNNNNNNNNNNNNNNNNNNNNNNNNNNNNNNNNNNNNNNNNNNNNNNNNNNNNNNNNNNNNNNNNNNNNNNNNNNNNNNNNNNNNNNNNNNNNNNNNNNNNNNNNNNNNNNNNNNNNNNNNNNNNNNNNNNNNNNNNNNNNNNNNNNNNNNNNNNNNNNNNNNNNNNNNNNNNNNNNNNNNNNNNNNNNNNNNNNNNNNNNNNNNNNNNNNNNNNNNNNNNNNNNNNNNNNNNNNNNNNNNNNNNNNNNNNNNNNNNNNNNNNNNNNNNNNNNNNNNNNNNNNNNNNNNNNNNNNNNNNNNNNNNNNNNNNNNNNNNNNNNNNNNNNNNNNNNNNNNNNNNNNNNNNNNNNNNNNNNNNNNNNNNNNNNNNNNNNNNNNNNNNNNNNNNNNNNNNNNNNNNNNNNNNNNNNNNNNNNNNNNNNNNNNNNNNNNNNNNNNNNNNNNNNNNNNNNNNNNNNNNNNNNNNNNNNNNNNNNNNNNNNNNNNNNNNNNNNNNNNNNNNNNNNNNNNNNNNNNNNNNNNNNNNNNNNNNNNNNNNNNNNNNNNNNNNNNNNNNNNNNNNNNNNNNNNNNNNNNNNNNNNNNNNNNNNNNNNNNNNNNNNNNNNNNNNNNNNNNNNNNNNNNNNNNNNNNNNNNNNNNNNNNNNNNNNNNNNNNNNNNNNNNNNNNNNNNNNNNNNNNNNNNNNNNNNNNNNNNNNNNNNNNNNNNNNNNNNNNNNNNNNNNNNNNNNNNNNNNNNNNNNNNNNNNNNNNNNNNNNNNNNNNNNNNNNNNNNNNNNNNNNNNNNNNNNNNNNNNNNNNNNNNNNNNNNNNNNNNNNNNNNNNNNNNNNNNNNNNNNNNNNNNNNNNNNNNNNNNNNNNNNNNNNNNNNNNNNNNNNNNNNNNNNNNNNNNNNNNNNNNNNNNNNNNNNNNNNNNNNNNNNNNNNNNNNNNNNNNNNNNNNNNNNNNNNNNNNNNNNNNNNNNNNNNNNNNNNNNNNNNNNNNNNNNNNNNNNNNNNNNNNNNNNNNNNNNNNNNNNNNNNNNNNNNNNNNNNNNNNNNNNNNNNNNNNNNNNNNNNNNNNNNNNNNNNNNNNNNNNNNNNNNNNNNNNNNNNNNNNNNNNNNNNNNNNNNNNNNNNNNNNNNNNNNNNNNNNNNNNNNNNNNNNNNNNNNNNNNNNNNNNNNNNNNNNNNNNNNNNNNNNNNNNNNNNNNNNNNNNNNNNNNNNNNNNNNNNNNNNNNNNNNNNNNNNNNNNNNNNNNNNNNNNNNNNNNNNNNNNNNNNNNNNNNNNNNNNNNNNNNNNNNNNNNNNNNNNNNNNNNNNNNNNNNNNNNNNNNNNNNNNNNNNNNNNNNNNNNNNNNNNNNNNNNNNNNNNNNNNNNNNNNNNNNNNNNNNNNNNNNNNNNNNNNNNNNNNNNNNNNNNNNNNNNNNNNNNNNNNNNNNNNNNNNNNNNNNNNNNNNNNNNNNNNNNNNNNNNNNNNNNNNNNNNNNNNNNNNNNNNNNNNNNNNNNNNNNNNNNNNNNNNNNNNNNNNNNNNNNNNNNNNNNNNNNNNNNNNNNNNNNNNNNNNNNNNNNNNNNNNNNNNNNNNNNNNNNNNNNNNNNNNNNNNNNNNNNNNNNNNNNNNNNNNNNNNNNNNNNNNNNNNNNNNNNNNNNNNNNNNNNNNNNNNNNNNNNNNNNNNNNNNNNNNNNNNNNNNNNNNNNNNNNNNNNNNNNNNNNNNNNNNNNNNNNNNNNNNNNNNNNNNNNNNNNNNNNNNNNNNNNNNNNNNNNNNNNNNNNNNNNNNNNNNNNNNNNNNNNNNNNNNNNNNNNNNNNNNNNNNNNNNNNNNNNNNNNNNNNNNNNNNNNNNNNNNNNNNNNNNNNNNNNNNNNNNNNNNNNNNNNNNNNNNNNNNNNNNNNNNNNNNNNNNNNNNNNNNNNNNNNNNNNNNNNNNNNNNNNNNNNNNNNNNNNNNNNNNNNNNNNNNNNNNNNNNNNNNNNNNNNNNNNNNNNNNNNNNNNNNNNNNNNNNNNNNNNNNNNNNNNNNNNNNNNNNNNNNNNNNNNNNNNNNNNNNNNNNNNNNNNNNNNNNNNNNNNNNNNNNNNNNNNNNNNNNNNNNNNNNNNNNNNNNNNNNNNNNNNNNNNNNNNNNNNNNNNNNNNNNNNNNNNNNNNNNNNNNNNNNNNNNNNNNNNNNNNNNNNNNNNNNNNNNNNNNNNNNNNNNNNNNNNNNNNNNNNNNNNNNNNNNNNNNNNNNNNNNNNNNNNNNNNNNNNNNNNNNNNNNNNNNNNNNNNNNNNNNNNNNNNNNNNNNNNNNNNNNNNNNNNNNNNNNNNNNNNNNNNNNNNNNNNNNNNNNNNNNNNNNNNNNNNNNNNNNNNNNNNNNNNNNNNNNNNNNNNNNNNNNNNNNNNNNNNNNNNNNNNNNNNNNNNNNNNNNNNNNNNNNNNNNNNNNNNNNNNNNNNNNNNNNNNNNNNNNNNNNNNNNNNNNNNNNNNNNNNNNNNNNNNNNNNNNNNNNNNNNNNNNNNNNNNNNNNNNNNNNNNNNNNNNNNNNNNNNNNNNNNNNNNNNNNNNNNNNNNNNNNNNNNNNNNNNNNNNNNNNNNNNNNNNNNNNNNNNNNNNNNNNNNNNNNNNNNNNNNNNNNNNNNNNNNNNNNNNNNNNNNNNNNNNNNNNNNNNNNNNNNNNNNNNNNNNNNNNNNNNNNNNNNNNNNNNNNNNNNNNNNNNNNNNNNNNNNNNNNNNNNNNNNNNNNNNNNNNNNNNNNNNNNNNNNNNNNNNNNNNNNNNNNNNNNNNNNNNNNNNNNNNNNNNNNNNNNNNNNNNNNNNNNNNNNNNNNNNNNNNNNNNNNNNNNNNNNNNNNNNNNNNNNNNNNNNNNNNNNNNNNNNNNNNNNNNNNNNNNNNNNNNNNNNNNNNNNNNNNNNNNNNNNNNNNNNNNNNNNNNNNNNNNNNNNNNNNNNNNNNNNNNNNNNNNNNNNNNNNNNNNNNNNNNNNNNNNNNNNNNNNNNNNNNNNNNNNNNNNNNNNNNNNNNNNNNNNNNNNNNNNNNNNNNNNNNNNNNNNNNNNNNNNNNNNNNNNNNNNNNNNNNNNNNNNNNNNNNNNNNNNNNNNNNNNNNNNNNNNNNNNNNNNNNNNNNNNNNNNNNNNNNNNNNNNNNNNNNNNNNNNNNNNNNNNNNNNNNNNNNNNNNNNNNNNNNNNNNNNNNNNNNNNNNNNNNNNNNNNNNNNNNNNNNNNNNNNNNNNNNNNNNNNNNNNNNNNNNNNNNNNNNNNNNNNNNNNNNNNNNNNNNNNNNNNNNNNNNNNNNNNNNNNNNNNNNNNNNNNNNNNNNNNNNNNNNNNNNNNNNNNNNNNNNNNNNNNNNNNNNNNNNNNNNNNNNNNNNNNNNNNNNNNNNNNNNNNNNNNNNNNNNNNNNNNNNNNNNNNNNNNNNNNNNNNNNNNNNNNNNNNNNNNNNNNNNNNNNNNNNNNNNNNNNNNNNNNNNNNNNNNNNNNNNNNNNNNNNNNNNNNNNNNNNNNNNNNNNNNNNNNNNNNNNNNNNNNNNNNNNNNNNNNNNNNNNNNNNNNNNNNNNNNNNNNNNNNNNNNNNNNNNNNNNNNNNNNNNNNNNNNNNNNNNNNNNNNNNNNNNNNNNNNNNNNNNNNNNNNNNNNNNNNNNNNNNNNNNNNNNNNNNNNNNNNNNNNNNNNNNNNNNNNNNNNNNNNNNNNNNNNNNNNNNNNNNNNNNNNNNNNNNNNNNNNNNNNNNNNNNNNNNN
The window above is part of the Gracilinanus agilis isolate LMUSP501 chromosome 4, AgileGrace, whole genome shotgun sequence genome. Proteins encoded here:
- the IER5 gene encoding immediate early response gene 5 protein, translating into MEFKLEAHRIVSISLGKIYNSRVQRGGIKLHKNLLVSLVLRSARQVYLSDPCQGGLCLGGPGAGGPSQPQPPPPPPQQQQQQLPGEPAPGWGDPLPRDSSMEQDPEPALATPEPPALPPGLGKRPLEGSPPVRAEAVPEAPRRRVEAAETERSGCSGGGGEGAPEGPPRARHCCCRRFCCSPPGTPRADCGCRPQRAPPPPPARGDHLEPAGQRDLSGGRAAGLSPPSPGLLRHAGGLVL